One window of Medicago truncatula cultivar Jemalong A17 chromosome 2, MtrunA17r5.0-ANR, whole genome shotgun sequence genomic DNA carries:
- the LOC11438772 gene encoding nucleosome assembly protein 1;2, which translates to MTNDDNNVFPMGALLNEFTNEGSRADHVDILEELRMIQALTQQRYKALQYLFASPIVEKRLEVLKEIQKEHDDLKAKFFEERAALEAKYQLLYQPLYTKRYEIVNGLAEVEGADIDEPEVKGVPYFWLVALQNNDEIADEITERDEDALKYLKDIKYTRTTEPQGFKLEFFFDSNPYFSNTILTKTYHMVDEDEFIMEKAIGTEIEWLPGKSLTEKKDPNTAKQTIETEKFDSFFNFFNSLEIPKDGMGVDEEADEELQNEMEHDYDIGSTIRDKIIPNAVSWYTGEASDGESGDLDDDDDDEDEEDDEEEVEVEKEEEDDNYGLDDDEEDDNEDVNNPKKRIAVPILNN; encoded by the exons ATgaccaacgacgacaacaatGTTTTCCCAATGGGAG CATTACTCAATGAATTTACCAATGAAGGGAGTAGAGCTGACCATGTTGATATTCTTGAG gaattGAGAATGATTCAGGCCTTAACTCAACAACGCTATAAAGCTCTTCAGTATCTATTTGCATCCCCCATTGTGGAGAAGCGTCTTGAGGTTCTGAAAGAGATCCAG AAAGAACATGATGATTTGAAGGCAAAGTTTTTTGAGGAGAGAGCAGCTCTTGAAGCCAAATACCAATTATTGTATCAACCATTGTACACAAAG cGCTATGAAATTGTGAATGGTCTTGCTGAAGTGGAAGGGGCTGATATAGATGAGCCTGAAG TGAAGGGAGTGCCTTATTTTTGGCTCGTTGCTTTGCAAAATAATGACGAGATAGCTGATGAg ATCACAGAGCGTGATGAAGATGCTTTGAAGTATCTCAAAGACATCAAGTATACCAGGACCACAGAACCGCAAGGATTCAAACTTGAGTTCTTTTTTGATTCAAATCCGTATTTTTCAAACACGATCCTGACCAAAACTTATCATATGGTCGATGAAGACGAGTTTATAATGGAGAAGGCTATTGG GACCGAAATTGAATGGCTTCCGGGCAAATCATTGACCGAGAAGAAAGATCCAAACACTGCAAAACAAACTATCGAAACTGAAAAATTTGAtagtttcttcaattttttcaacTCGCTAGAGATTCCCAAAGATGGCATGGGTGTTGATGAAGAAGCG gATGAAGAACTTCAGAATGAGATGGAACATGACTATGACATTGG GTCCACCATAAGAGACAAAATCATTCCCAATGCTGTATCATGGTATACCGGGGAGGCTTCCGATGGAGAGTCTGGAGAtttagatgatgatgatgatgatgaggatgagGAGGATGACGAGGAAGAGGTGGAGGTGGAAAAGGAGGAGGAAGATGACAACTATGGcttggatgatgatgaagaagatgacaaTGAAGATGTCAACAATCCAAAAAAGAGG ATTGCTGTTCCAATCCTCAACAATTAA